From the genome of Candidatus Deferrimicrobium borealis:
CGGGAGATCCGCGTCGCCGCCGCCGTCCACGCGGGGTGGCGGGGGCTCGCCGAGGGGATCGTCGAGGGAACGGTCCGCGCCCTTGCGGGACGGTTCGGGGACGCCGCCGTGGGGGGGATCGTCGCCGTCGCGGGCCCCTGCGCGCGGGGATGCTGCTACGAGGTCGGGGGGGATACGGCGGAGGCGCTCCACGGTCTCCCGGGGGAACCTTCGCTTCTGAGGAAAGGGAAGACGTCGGGGAAGTGGACCGCCGACCTGCAGGCGATCGCCCTCGCGGCGCTCCAGGCCGCCGGGATCCCCGCCGGACAAACGGAGGCGGTGGGGCCCTGCACGATCTGCTCCCCTCGTTTCCACTCGTTCCGCCGCGAAAAATCGACGACCGCCCGGCAGTTGAGTTTTCTCTACATCAGGGATTGACGAGGGTGGCTTTAGTAAGGTATCTTGTGGCTTCCGGACCAGATCAGCGCACATTCGGCGATAACCCACTGCCCTTTGGAGTGCCTTCCGAGCGTTTTTCCACCATGTTGAAGACGGTGGTTTCCATTTGCCGCAGGAGAATACCCATGTTCCCGGGGGAGAGTGC
Proteins encoded in this window:
- a CDS encoding polyphenol oxidase family protein, with the translated sequence MNPLPHFEQSSLLRSVPGVYHAFLGVDPVEGRGRRERLREVFSIAAESVGTLKQVHSATVLSFEPGDGDVPGGWKREGDALWTESPGTGVGVHTADCVPILLAHREIRVAAAVHAGWRGLAEGIVEGTVRALAGRFGDAAVGGIVAVAGPCARGCCYEVGGDTAEALHGLPGEPSLLRKGKTSGKWTADLQAIALAALQAAGIPAGQTEAVGPCTICSPRFHSFRREKSTTARQLSFLYIRD